One genomic window of Mus musculus strain C57BL/6J chromosome 4, GRCm38.p6 C57BL/6J includes the following:
- the Gja10 gene encoding gap junction alpha-10 protein precursor codes for MGDWNLLGGILEEVHSHSTIVGKIWLTILFIFRMLVLGVAAEDVWDDEQSAFACNTQQPGCNNICYDDAFPISLIRFWVLQIIFVSSPSLVYMGHALYRLRDFEKQRQKKKLYLRAQMENPELDLEEQQRVDKELRRLEEQKRIHKVPLKGCLLRTYVLHILTRSVLEVGFMIGQYILYGFQMHPIYKCTQAPCPNSVDCFVSRPTEKTIFMLFMHSIAAISLLLNILEIFHLGIRKIMRALDGKSSSGNTENETGPPFHSTNYSGTQQCMICSSLPERISLLQANNKQQVIRVNIPRSKSMWQIPHPRQLEVDVSCGKRDWAEKIESCAQLHVHSPCPHDRSARIQHPGQQPCHSVFGPKNAMSQSWFGTMTASQHRPSSALETWERSQGPEASGRSLTDRQSHFQGSDGSARESGVWTDRLGPGSRKASFLSRLMSEKGQRHSDSGSSRSLNSSCLDFSHGENSPSPLPSATGHRASMVSKSSHVDSPPHSSFIIHETYVYVY; via the coding sequence ATGGGAGATTGGAATTTACTGGGTGGCATCCTAGAGGAAGTCCACTCCCACTCCACTATAGTGGGGAAGATCTGGCTGACCATCCTCTTCATCTTCCGAATGCTGGTACTTGGTGTCGCTGCTGAGGACGTCTGGGATGATGAGCAGTCCGCCTTTGCCTGCAACACCCAGCAGCCCGGTTGCAACAATATCTGTTACGATGATGCTTTCCCCATCTCTTTGATCAGATTCTGGGTTTTGCAGATCATCTTTGTGTCTTCCCCTTCTTTGGTGTATATGGGCCATGCCCTTTATAGACTCAGGGactttgagaagcagaggcagaagaagaagtTATACCTTAGAGCCCAGATGGAGAATCCAGAGCTCGACCTGGAGGAGCAACAAAGGGTAGATAAAGAGCTGAGGAGACTCGAGGAGCAGAAGAGGATTCATAAAGTCCCTCTGAAAGGATGTCTGCTGCGCACCTATGTCTTACACATCCTGACCAGATCAGTGCTAGAAGTAGGGTTCATGATAGGCCAATATATTCTCTATGGGTTTCAAATGCACCCCATTTACAAGTGCACCCAAGCCCCCTGCCCCAATTCAGTGGACTGCTTTGTTTCCAGGCCCACAGAGAAGACCATTTTCATGCTTTTCATGCACAGCATTGCAGCCATCTCCTTGTTACTCAATATCCTGGAAATATTTCATCTCGGCATCAGGAAAATCATGAGGGCACTCGATGGCAAATCCAGCAGTGGGAACACTGAGAACGAAACAGGCCCTCCATTCCATTCAACAAACTACTCAGGGACCCAGCAGTGTATGATCTGTTCTTCTTTACCTGAAAGAATCTCACTACTTCAAGCCAACAATAAACAGCAAGTCATCCGAGTCAATATACCACGGTCTAAAAGCATGTGGCAAATTCCACACCCCAGGCAACTTGAGGTAGATGTATCCTGTGGCAAAAGAGACTGGGCTGAGAAAATTGAGAGCTGTGCACAGCTCCACGTCCACAGCCCCTGCCCACATGACCGCAGTGCCAGAATTCAGCACCCTGGACAGCAACCGTGCCATTCTGTCTTTGGCCCCAAGAATGCAATGTCTCAGTCTTGGTTCGGTACAATGACGGCTTCTCAACACCGTCCATCATCTGCGTTAGAAACCTGGGAGCGATCCCAGGGCCCAGAAGCTTCAGGGAGATCTCTCACAGATCGCCAGAGTCACTTCCAAGGCAGTGACGGCAGTGCAAGAGAGAGTGGGGTTTGGACAGACAGATTAGGCCCAGGAAGTCGCAAGGCCAGCTTTCTATCGAGGCTGATGTCAGAAAAGGGACAACGGCATAGTGACTCAGGAAGCTCACGGTCTCTGAATAGTTCCTGCTTGGATTTTTCACACGGAGAAAATAGCCCATCACCTCTGCCGTCTGCCACTGGGCACAGAGCATCGATGGTAAGTAAAAGCAGCCATGTTGATTCACCTCCTCACTCTTCTTTCATCATACATgagacatatgtatatgtgtattaa